A segment of the Flavobacterium azooxidireducens genome:
ATATTGATCGAAAATAGGAGCTAAATTCAAACCTGATTCTTTTGTAAAAAAATCCACCACATCTTTTGTTTCAATGATTTGATGACGATAGGTTTCTGCATAGTTGCGGAATAATTTCCACCATTTTTCATCGTCGTTTATGATGTGACGGATGGTATTCAGCATCAACGCACCTTTATAGTACATATCAGAATTTCCGGTTTTAAAATTCACACCAAATTGCCCAACAACAGGTTTTTGATTGCTGACCATCGCTTTTTGTCCGTTGATGTATTCCATCGCTTTTTGATAGCCAAACTGACATTCCACAAAAACCGATTCCGAGTAAGTAGTAAAACTTTCGTGAATCCACATATCGGCAATATCTTTCGAAGTGATGCTGTTTCCAAACCATTCGTGACCGGTTTCGTGAATGGTAATATAATCAAATAAAAGCCCGATTCCCGTGCCGGTCATATCATTTCCTAAATAACCTTTCATATACTTATTTCCGTAAGCTACAGCACTTTGATGTTCCATACCTAAATAAGGCGTTTCAACCAATTTGAATCCATCTTCAATAAAAGGATAGACTCCAAATTTCTCCTGAAAACAATTCATCATAGGTTTTACTTCTTCAAAATGTTTGCGTGCTTTTGCTTCGTTTTCACGTAAAACATAATAATCCAAATCCAATCCATTCAATTCATCGTGGATATGAACATAATCGGCAATATTAATCACGATGTTGTAATTGTTAATCGGACTTTTCACTTCCCAATCCCATCGAGTATAACCGTCTTTTAATTCTTCTTTTCCTAAAAACCGACCATTGGAAACATTCATCAATCCATTTGGAACAGCCACTTTTACTGATGCTCCACGATCCGGTTCATCCGTTTGATGGTCTTTCACTGGATACCACAAACTAGCTCCGGTTCCTTGCACAGCCACTCCCACAAAATCATTTCCGTTGCTGTCTTTTTTCCATACAAAACCACCATCCCACGGAGCACGCTTGGCTACCAAAGGTTTTCCGGAATAATAAAAACGAACTTTTTGTTCCGAATTCAAAGATAAATTTGCTGGTAAATCAATAAAAACAGCATCTAATTCCCGTTGATAGGTTAGCTTTTTGTTGTTGTGAATGATGCTGTCCACTTGCATATTTTCAAATAAATCCAATTGAATTTTTGCTGACTTTTCTACTAGTTTAAAGGTAATATCATTAAAACCAACAATCGTTCTTGTATCCGGATTGATGGTTATATTCAAATCATAGTGTTGCACATCAAAAGCAGTTCGTTCCGGACGTAAACTTCCTTGAAGGGTGTCACGACGGGTAAAATCTTGTGCATTACTCATAAAAGTTAGAAACAGAAAAAAGAGTACAATTCGATGCATAGTGTAAAATGTTTGATACTACAATATTAATTTATTTTTAGATAAGTCAATTAATTTTATGATTTTAAACCACGAATACACGAATAAAATTTTTTGAACACAGATTAAAGAAATTTTTAGAATTTACCAAATCTATTATTTTTCTAATTCCTCCAATTTTACAAATCAGTGTTCTTTTTTACAAACAATAACTTCATCAACAATGAAAATTCGAATTAAATAGAAAAGATTTTTAGTTAAGATTTGTGTATTTGTGGTTTATATATCGGTGTACTTTGTTCTCTGAAGTAAAACTGTAATCAATTTTAACATAGATAAAATCTATTAAAAAAATAATTTCAATAGTAAATTTACACTAATTTTGTGCTGTTGAAAATCCAAAGAGTTTCAGTAAATCGAAACATTTAAATGTTATTTTATTGCTAATAAAGGATAAAAATTTTCAAAAACCATCCATTTTTTATAAATTTAAAAATTCCTTTTTTCAAATTAATAACAATCAAACAAATAAGTAAATAACCACAAAATTAGAACAACTATGAATTATTCTACTGAAGGTCAATGCCCACATCATCATCAAGCAATGGGCAATGAAGCGACACCCTCTCATTCATCTTCCGGAAAATGTCCCGTGATGCACGGAGCTAATTCCAATACAAAACAATCGGTGATGGAATGGTGGCCAAAAGCATTAAACTTAGACATTTTACACCAACACGACACCAAAACCAATCCGTTAGGAAAAGATTTTAACTACGCGGAGGAATTCAAAAAATTAGATTTAGAAGCACTTAAACACGACCTTAAAAACCTAATGACTGACAGCCAAGATTGGTGGCCGGCCGATTGGGGACATTATGGTGGTTTAATGATTCGTTTGGCTTGGCACGCAGCCGGAACCTACAGAATAGGTGATGGTAGAGGAGGAAGCAACACAGGAAACCAACGTTTTGCACCGTTGAACAGTTGGCCTGATAATGGTAACTTAGACAAAGCTCGTCGTTTATTATGGCCAATCAAGAAAAAATACGGAAACAAAATTTCGTGGGCCGATTTGATGATTCTCGCCGGAAATATGGCGTATGAATCAATGGGTTTCAAAACGTTTGGTTTTGCAGGAGGACGAGAAGACATTTGGCATCCTGAAAAAGATATTTACTGGGGGTCCGAAAAAGAATGGTTGGCTCCAACTGTTACCGAAGGAAGCCGTTATTCCGGTCAACGTGACCTTGAAAATCCGTTAGCAGCTGTAATGATGGGATTGATTTACGTAAACCCGGAAGGTGTTGACGGAAACCCTGATCCATTAAAAACCGCTCACGATATGCGTGTGACTTTTGATCGAATGGCAATGAATGACGAAGAAACCGTTGCCTTAACCGCAGGTGGTCATACCGTTGGAAAAGCTCACGGAAATGGTGATGCTTCTTTATTAGGAGAAAGCCCTGAAGGCGGAGAAATCTTTGACCAAGGTTTTGGATGGATGAACCCAACCGGAACAGGAAGTGGTGCTGACACCGTTACATCCGGAATCGAAGGTGCTTGGACAACCCATCCAACTGTTTTTGACGATGGATATTTCCACTTATTGTTTAAATACGATTGGCAATTAACTAAAAGTCCTGCCGGAGCTTGGCAGTACGAACCAATAAATATTGCCGAAGAAGATATGCCGGTGGATGCTCACAATCCATCAGTTCGTAGAAAACCGATGATGACCGATGCAGATATGGCGTTGAAAATGGATCCTGCTTACCGCAAAATATCCGAGCGTTTCCAACAAGATCCGGCTTACTTCCGTGATGCGTTTGCGAGAGCTTGGTTCAAATTAACCCACAGAGATTTAGGACCAAAATCACGTTACCTTGGTGCAGATGTTCCTGCCGAAGATTTAATTTGGCAAGATCCTATACCAACCGTAAGTTATTCATTATCTGACTCTGAAATTGATGAGTTAAAAGTAAAATTACTAAACTCTGGTTTAACCCGAACCGACTTAATTAACACCGCTTGGGACAGTGCCAGAACTTTCCGTGGTTCCGATTTTAGAGGAGGAGCCAATGGAGCCCGCATCCGTTTAGCACCACAAAAAGACTGGCAAGGGAACGAACCGGGACGTTTACAAAAAGTATTGAATAGATTATCCGAAATTCAAGATAGTTTACCTAAAAAAGTAAGCATCGCCGATTTAATCGTATTAGGCGGAACTGCCGCTGTGGAACAAGCTGTTCGTGAAGGCGGTTTCAACATCAATGTACCGTTTACACCCGGTCGTGGCGATGCTACGCAAGAAATGACCGATGCCGATTCGTTTACAGATTTAGAACCACTACACGATGCTTTCCGCAACTGGTTGAAAAAAGACTATGTGGTTTCTCCCGAAGAAATGATGTTAGACAAAGCTCAGTTAATGGGTTTAACCGCACCGGAAATGACCGTTCTTCTAGGCGGAATGCGAGTGTTAGGCACAAACTATGCCGGAGCGAAACACGGTGTATTCACCCACAACGAAGGCAAACTTTCCAACGATTTCTTTGTGAACTTGACCGATATGAACAACAGTTGGAAACCGGTAGGCGAGAACCTCTACAATATAGTAGACCGCAAAACCGGCGAAACCAAATGGACAGCCACCCGAGTAGATTTAGTATTCGGTTCCAACTCTATTCTTAGAGCCTATGCCGAAGTCTATGCCCAAGACGACAACCAAGAAAAGTTTGCTCAAGACTTCGTAAACGCTTGGGTGAAAGTAATGAATGCAGATCGTTTTGATGTGAAATAATTCCATAGTATAAATTTACCCTGAAAGTGGCTCGGAAACGGGTCACTTTTTTTGTTTTTGGGTTGAAGTTTCAAGTTTCAGGTTTCAGGTAGGTGAGTGCTTTAGAAGAAATTGTTCACCAAACGAATCCTTTTTCATCCATTATAGCGAAGCTATCAAAATCCGTGAAAGTCTGTTTCATCCGTCCAATCCGTGTTCCATTAAAAAAAGCGAAGCTTCTTCAGTGTCCTTTGCGGTTAAAAAAACAGAAGTTTAAATAAGCACAACCCAATTTCCGTGCTTTCCGTGTTTTCTGTGAGCAATTATTAGAAGCTATTTCCCGCTTTCCATTTCAAGCTTGTTTGTCTTGTTGTTTTTTCCTAAGTCAAAAAAAGAGCTTCCTTTGGTCGCTTTTTTTCGCCAAGAAAAAATACAACAATCCTTCACAAGGCTTTCCATTTCAATCGGGGCTAGGGGAGCAGTGGTAAAAAGAAGTTTCAGGTTTCAAGTTACACGTTCCAACCAATATCAATTGATTACCAAACCAATCCGCTCCAATCCATCATAGCGAAGCTATCAAAATCCGCCCCAATCCGCGTTTAGCTTCAGCTAATCCGTCCAATCCGCGTCCCCTTGACAAGTTTCCAAAAGCTTCGTGCCTTTCTTAGTGGCAAACAACCATTGCGAAGCAATCCCATTCTGTGTATTCCGTGTTTTCTGTGAGAAAATAGTTTTCAGTCTCAGTTTTGTCATTCCGCAAGATGACGAAGTCGAAATAGGAATCTCCTGCCTTGGCAGGCAAAACCTGAAACTTAAAACTTGAAACAAAAAAAACTTTCTTGTATTTCCATCTCACAACCAGCACATTAAAAAAAACTTTCAAAAAGAGTTTAAAAAAGATTTGGAAAGCCCAAAAAGAGTACTACTTTTGCACCCGCATTCAGAGCGACGTTCTACAGAAAATTGAAGTTAAAAAAAATCTATAAAAAGATTTGGTAGGAGAGAAAAAAGAGTAGTATCTTTGCCCTCCACAAACGACAAAAAAAGGTGTAGTGACAAGTCGAGACTTGTCAGAAAAAAAGAAAAATAAATTTTTTTTTCGAAAAGCTTGCCTAATCAAAAAGAAGTTGTACTTTTGCACCCGCTTAGATGACTAGCTTACGATTTTAATCGCAGGAGCATTTAAGAAAAACAAGAAGACACGTTCATAGACATATTGAATTGACAGCACGATTAGACAGTAATGTTTAATCGAAAAAAAAGAGAGAGTAAGGTTAATCGAAAGATTAAAGAATATACCTAGTTAAACTTCGTCTAAAAAAATGTAGCTAAGCAATTAGCTCAAAAAATATACGATGAAGAGTTTGATCCTGGCTCAGGATGAACGCTAGCGGCAGGCCTAACACATGCAAGTCGAGGGGTAGAAGGAGCTTGCTCCTTTGAGACCGGCGCACGGGTGCGTAACGCGTATGCAATCTACCTTGTACAGAGGAATAGCCCAGAGAAATTTGGATTAATGCCTCATAGTATATCGAGTTGGCATCAACATGATATTAAAGATTTATCGGTACAAGATGAGCATGCGTCCCATTAGTTAGTTGGTAAGGTAACGGCTTACCAAGACGATGATGGGTAGGGGTCCTGAGAGGGAGATCCCCCACACTGGTACTGAGACACGGACCAGACTCCTACGGGAGGCAGCAGTGAGGAATATTGGGCAATGGAGGCAACTCTGACCCAGCCATGCCGCGTGCAGGAAGACGGTCCTATGGATTGTAAACTGCTTTTATACGGGAAGAAACACCACTACGTGTAGTGACTTGACGGTACCGTAAGAATAAGGATCGGCTAACTCCGTGCCAGCAGCCGCGGTAATACGGAGGATCCAAGCGTTATCCGGAATCATTGGGTTTAAAGGGTCCGTAGGCGGCCTTATAAGTCAGTGGTGAAATCTCCTAGCTCAACTAGGAAACTGCCATTGATACTGTAGGGCTTGAATTATTGTGAAGTAACTAGAATATGTAGTGTAGCGGTGAAATGCTTAGATATTACATGGAATACCAATTGCGAAGGCAGGTTACTAACAATATATTGACGCTGATGGACGAAAGCGTGGGTAGCGAACAGGATTAGATACCCTGGTAGTCCACGCCGTAAACGATGGATACTAGCTGTTGGGAGCAATCTCAGTGGCTAAGCGAAAGTGATAAGTATCCCACCTGGGGAGTACGAACGCAAGTTTGAAACTCAAAGGAATTGACGGGGGCCCGCACAAGCGGTGGAGCATGTGGTTTAATTCGATGATACGCGAGGAACCTTACCAAGGCTTAAATGTAGATTGACAGGACAGGAAACTGTTTTTTCTTCGGACAATTTACAAGGTGCTGCATGGTTGTCGTCAGCTCGTGCCGTGAGGTGTCAGGTTAAGTCCTATAACGAGCGCAACCCCTGTTGTTAGTTGCCAGCGAGTCATGTCGGGAACTCTAACGAGACTGCCAGTGCAAACTGTGAGGAAGGTGGGGATGACGTCAAATCATCACGGCCCTTACGCCTTGGGCTACACACGTGCTACAATGGACGGTACAGAGAGCAGCCACAACGCAAGTTGGAGCGAATCTACAAAACCGTTCTCAGTTCGGATCGGAGTCTGCAACTCGACTCCGTGAAGCTGGAATCGCTAGTAATCGGATATCAGCCATGATCCGGTGAATACGTTCCCGGGCCTTGTACACACCGCCCGTCAAGCCATGGAAGCTGGGGGTACCTGAAGTCGGTGACCGCAAGGAGCTGCCTAGGGTAAAACTGGTAACTGGGGCTAAGTCGTAACAAGGTAGCCGTACCGGAAGGTGCGGCTGGAACACCTCCTTTCTAGAGACATAAGAAGTTTCTGGGTAAAAGAAAATAATCAAGAGATTGATTTTACTCTCGCTGTTAATTCAAATAATACAATTAAGCAAAAATACAGAGTCTCGTAGCTCAGCTGGTTAGAGTACTACACTGATAATGTAGGGGTCCCCAGTTCGAGTCTGGGCGGGACTACTATTTTAGGCTTAAAGGAAATTCTAGGGGTTGAGTGAGCCGTTATAAGTACTGTTAACTAATAACTGTTAACTGGCAACTAAAAGACGGGGGATTAGCTCAGCTGGCTAGAGCGCCTGCCTTGCACGCAGGAGGTCATCGGTTCGACTCCGATATTCTCCACAAGATTAATGTGAAAATTAATCAATTTGAAAATGTGCCAATTGACACATTGACGAATTGCCACATTAACAAAAGTTCATTGACATATTGAGATAAAACATTTAAAAAGTAGAAAATACGTAAGGTCGTAATTCATTACGATTTTATAAGAAAACGTAGAGGCGTAACACTGTTACGACTTTGCAAGGTCTTGTTATTAATAACAAGACGGCACATAAGCAAAATAAGGGCGTATGGGGGATGCCTAGGCTCTCAGAGGCGAAGAAGGGCGTGATAAGCTGCGAAAAGCTACGGGGATTGGCACACACGAATTAATCCGTAGATACCCGAATGGGGCAACCCGGCATGTTGAAGACATGTCATCCGCCGCAAGGCGAGAAGCAAACCCGCTGAACTGAAACATCTAAGTAGGCGGAGGAGAAGAAAACAAAAGTGATTCCGTAAGTAGTGGCGAGCGAACGCGGATTAGCCCAAACCAAAGTTGTTACGGCAATTTTGGGGTTGTAGGACCACGACATTTCTTGCGGATTGAATTAGAATTACCTGGAAAGGTAAGCCATAGAGGGTGATAGCCCCGTATAAGTAAGAGAAGATAAGGATAGTGGTATCCTGAGTAGGGCGGGGCACGTGAAACCCTGTCTGAATTTGGCGGGACCATCCGCTAAGGCTAAATACTCCTGAGAGACCGATAGTGAACCAGTACCGTGAGGGAAAGGTGAAAAGAACCGTGAATAACGGAGTGAAATAGATCCTGAAACCATACGCTTACAAGCGGTCGGAGCCCCTTCGTGGGGTGACGGCGTGCCTTTTGCATAATGAGCCTACGAGTTAACGTTGCTGGCAAGGTTAAGTGATTAAGTCACGGATCCGTAGCGAAAGCGAGTCTGAATAGGGCGCTTTAGTCAGTAGTGTTAGACGCGAAACCGTGTGATCTACCCATGGGCAGGATGAAGCTGTGGTAACACATAGTGGAGGTCCGAACCGGTTGACGTTGAAAAGTCTTCGGATGACCTGTGGGTAGGGGTGAAAGGCCAATCAAACTCGGAAATAGCTCGTACTCCCCGAAATGCATTTAGGTGCAGCGTTGGTCATAAAGTTATATAGAGGTAGAGCTACTGATTGGATGCGGGGGCTTCACCGCCTACCA
Coding sequences within it:
- a CDS encoding M1 family metallopeptidase — protein: MHRIVLFFLFLTFMSNAQDFTRRDTLQGSLRPERTAFDVQHYDLNITINPDTRTIVGFNDITFKLVEKSAKIQLDLFENMQVDSIIHNNKKLTYQRELDAVFIDLPANLSLNSEQKVRFYYSGKPLVAKRAPWDGGFVWKKDSNGNDFVGVAVQGTGASLWYPVKDHQTDEPDRGASVKVAVPNGLMNVSNGRFLGKEELKDGYTRWDWEVKSPINNYNIVINIADYVHIHDELNGLDLDYYVLRENEAKARKHFEEVKPMMNCFQEKFGVYPFIEDGFKLVETPYLGMEHQSAVAYGNKYMKGYLGNDMTGTGIGLLFDYITIHETGHEWFGNSITSKDIADMWIHESFTTYSESVFVECQFGYQKAMEYINGQKAMVSNQKPVVGQFGVNFKTGNSDMYYKGALMLNTIRHIINDDEKWWKLFRNYAETYRHQIIETKDVVDFFTKESGLNLAPIFDQYLNHKNLPELEFRTNKKTIEARWNTNVTNFEMPIEFHINNKKSRILVSNNWVRIPHVNAVEEIDLVMYKMLVNVKK
- the katG gene encoding catalase/peroxidase HPI; translation: MGNEATPSHSSSGKCPVMHGANSNTKQSVMEWWPKALNLDILHQHDTKTNPLGKDFNYAEEFKKLDLEALKHDLKNLMTDSQDWWPADWGHYGGLMIRLAWHAAGTYRIGDGRGGSNTGNQRFAPLNSWPDNGNLDKARRLLWPIKKKYGNKISWADLMILAGNMAYESMGFKTFGFAGGREDIWHPEKDIYWGSEKEWLAPTVTEGSRYSGQRDLENPLAAVMMGLIYVNPEGVDGNPDPLKTAHDMRVTFDRMAMNDEETVALTAGGHTVGKAHGNGDASLLGESPEGGEIFDQGFGWMNPTGTGSGADTVTSGIEGAWTTHPTVFDDGYFHLLFKYDWQLTKSPAGAWQYEPINIAEEDMPVDAHNPSVRRKPMMTDADMALKMDPAYRKISERFQQDPAYFRDAFARAWFKLTHRDLGPKSRYLGADVPAEDLIWQDPIPTVSYSLSDSEIDELKVKLLNSGLTRTDLINTAWDSARTFRGSDFRGGANGARIRLAPQKDWQGNEPGRLQKVLNRLSEIQDSLPKKVSIADLIVLGGTAAVEQAVREGGFNINVPFTPGRGDATQEMTDADSFTDLEPLHDAFRNWLKKDYVVSPEEMMLDKAQLMGLTAPEMTVLLGGMRVLGTNYAGAKHGVFTHNEGKLSNDFFVNLTDMNNSWKPVGENLYNIVDRKTGETKWTATRVDLVFGSNSILRAYAEVYAQDDNQEKFAQDFVNAWVKVMNADRFDVK